A region from the Cyprinus carpio isolate SPL01 chromosome A8, ASM1834038v1, whole genome shotgun sequence genome encodes:
- the LOC109079865 gene encoding beta-microseminoprotein-like isoform X1 yields MTAFHQTSICAKLTKMKSLALVLVFCAFVTLSDSACFMTLLKRGARFCVDGYDNSRHPMGSTWTNSKCIRCTCSPGQMGCCDALGRVTSLSQGCIVKYDYKKCTFDVFNPTNPNIKCSYGRVGK; encoded by the exons ATGACTGCATTTCATCAGACCAGCATCTGTGCAAAGCTTACAAAAATG AAATCTTTGGCTCTGGTTTTGGTATTTTGTGCCTTTGTCACTTTAAGTGATTCTGCCTGCTTCATGACACTTCTAAAGCgag GGGCAAGATTTTGTGTCGATGGCTATGATAACTCCAGGCATCCAATGGGAAGTACTTGGACAAACAGCAAATGTATCAGATGTACCTGCTCCCCTGGGCAAATGGGATGCTGTGACGC gttGGGCCGAGTGACTAGCCTATCTCAAGGCTGCATTGTGAAGTATGATtacaaaaaatgcacatttgacgTGTTTAATCCAACTAACCCCAACATTAAGTGTTCTTATGGCCGTGTTGGAAAATAA
- the LOC109079865 gene encoding beta-microseminoprotein-like isoform X2 — translation MTAFHQTSICAKLTKMKSLALVLVFCAFVTLSDSACFMTLLKRGARFCVDGYDNSRHPMGSTWTNSKCIRCTCSPGQMGCCDAMGRVTNLSQGCIVKYDYKKCTFDVFNPTNPNIKCSYGAVGK, via the exons ATGACTGCATTTCATCAGACCAGCATCTGTGCAAAGCTTACAAAAATG AAATCTTTGGCTCTGGTTTTGGTATTTTGTGCCTTTGTCACTTTAAGTGATTCTGCCTGCTTCATGACACTTCTAAAGCgag GGGCAAGATTTTGTGTCGATGGCTATGATAACTCCAGGCATCCAATGGGAAGTACTTGGACAAACAGCAAATGTATCAGATGTACCTGCTCCCCTGGGCAAATGGGATGCTGTGACGC gaTGGGCCGAGTGACTAACCTATCTCAAGGCTGCATTGTGAAGTATGATtacaaaaaatgcacatttgacgTGTTTAATCCAACTAACCCCAACATTAAGTGTTCTTATGGTGCTGTTGGAAAATAA